In Synechococcus sp. A18-25c, a single window of DNA contains:
- the grpE gene encoding nucleotide exchange factor GrpE, with protein MSGDAPTPAQDPSTEVSDDQQPGVTASESTEAATVDAAPSPEAAASEPAIPAGDNEARLVQLEREHSTLREEHEVLRGQYVRIAADFDNFRKRQSRDQDDLKVQLTCSTLSEILPVVDNFERARQQLNPEGEEAQALHRSYQGLYKQLVDVLKQLGVAPMRVVGQEFDPTLHEAVLREPSEEHGEDVVMEELQRGYHLNGRVLRHAMVKVSMGPGPQQGSATEDPAKDAAAGEEVVGDANG; from the coding sequence ATGAGTGGCGATGCTCCCACCCCCGCGCAGGATCCGTCCACGGAAGTTTCTGACGACCAGCAACCTGGCGTGACGGCCTCTGAGTCCACAGAGGCGGCAACCGTTGATGCGGCTCCGTCTCCTGAGGCTGCCGCGTCGGAGCCAGCCATTCCAGCTGGCGATAACGAGGCTCGTCTCGTACAGCTGGAACGCGAACACTCCACCCTGCGTGAAGAGCACGAGGTGCTTCGAGGCCAGTACGTGCGCATCGCTGCGGACTTCGACAACTTCCGCAAGCGTCAGAGTCGTGATCAGGACGATCTCAAGGTGCAGCTCACTTGCAGCACCCTGAGTGAAATTCTGCCGGTGGTGGACAACTTCGAGCGTGCCCGTCAGCAGCTGAATCCCGAGGGTGAGGAAGCCCAGGCGCTGCATCGCAGTTATCAGGGTCTCTACAAACAATTGGTGGATGTGCTCAAGCAGCTCGGGGTCGCCCCCATGCGAGTGGTGGGTCAGGAGTTTGACCCCACCCTCCATGAGGCGGTGCTCCGCGAACCGAGCGAAGAGCACGGAGAGGACGTGGTGATGGAAGAGTTGCAGCGCGGCTACCACCTCAACGGCCGTGTGCTCCGTCACGCCATGGTCAAAGTGTCGATGGGTCCCGGTCCCCAGCAGGGTTCTGCCACTGAAGACCCAGCCAAGGATGCCGCTGCCGGCGAGGAGGTCGTCGGTGATGCCAACGGTTGA
- the dnaJ gene encoding molecular chaperone DnaJ, protein MADYYELLGVSRDADADTLKRAYRRLARQYHPDINKEPGAEDRFKEIGRAYEVLSDPQTRGRYDQFGEAGLGGAAGMPDMGDMGGFADIFETFFSGFGGAAGGGRQQRRRGPQQGDDLRYDLTIDFDQAVFGQEREIRVPHLETCTTCGGSGAKSGSGPTTCTTCGGVGQVRRATRTPFGSFTQVAECPTCNGSGQVIADPCNACGGQGVTQVRKKLRINIPAGVDTGTRLRVAGEGNAGLRGGPSGDLYVFITVKPHPSLKRDGLTVNSEVKVSYLQAILGDTIEVDTVDGPTSLEIPAGTQPNAVLTLENKGIPKLGNPVARGNQRITVNVKLPTRLNDEERGLLEELAGHHSARGEQHHHHKSGLFARLFGQR, encoded by the coding sequence ATGGCTGATTATTACGAGCTGCTCGGCGTCAGCAGGGACGCCGATGCTGATACCCTCAAACGCGCCTATCGGCGACTGGCACGCCAGTACCACCCCGACATCAACAAGGAGCCTGGCGCAGAGGACCGCTTTAAGGAGATCGGTCGTGCCTACGAGGTGCTCAGTGATCCTCAGACCCGCGGTCGTTATGACCAATTCGGTGAGGCCGGTCTTGGCGGTGCGGCCGGCATGCCCGACATGGGCGACATGGGTGGTTTCGCCGACATCTTTGAAACCTTCTTCAGTGGGTTTGGCGGTGCAGCTGGGGGTGGACGTCAGCAGCGGCGCCGCGGTCCCCAGCAGGGCGACGACCTGCGCTACGACCTCACGATCGATTTCGACCAGGCGGTGTTTGGTCAGGAGAGGGAGATCCGTGTACCTCACTTAGAAACATGCACCACCTGCGGTGGCAGTGGTGCCAAGAGCGGCAGCGGTCCCACCACCTGCACCACCTGTGGCGGTGTCGGTCAGGTCCGTCGCGCGACGCGTACGCCTTTCGGCAGTTTCACGCAGGTCGCCGAATGTCCCACCTGCAACGGCAGTGGTCAGGTGATTGCTGATCCGTGCAACGCCTGCGGCGGTCAGGGCGTGACCCAGGTGCGTAAGAAACTGCGCATTAACATCCCTGCCGGTGTCGACACCGGCACCCGGCTCCGGGTGGCAGGTGAGGGCAATGCCGGTCTCCGGGGAGGTCCTTCCGGCGATCTCTACGTGTTTATCACGGTCAAACCGCATCCTTCGCTGAAGCGGGATGGCCTCACGGTCAACTCGGAGGTGAAGGTCAGTTATCTCCAAGCGATCTTGGGCGACACCATTGAGGTGGACACGGTGGATGGGCCCACCAGCCTTGAGATCCCTGCCGGTACGCAGCCCAATGCTGTGCTCACCCTGGAGAACAAGGGCATTCCCAAGCTGGGTAACCCAGTGGCACGGGGCAATCAGCGCATCACTGTCAACGTGAAGCTGCCCACACGGCTGAACGATGAAGAGCGCGGTCTGCTCGAGGAGCTGGCCGGTCATCACTCTGCGCGTGGTGAGCAACATCACCATCACAAGAGTGGCCTGTTCGCACGCCTGTTCGGACAGCGTTGA
- a CDS encoding sulfurtransferase TusA family protein: protein MTERLPDRQLDLCGTPCPLNFIRCRLTLESMTAGQILQVDLDPGEPEEMVVPGLRRDGHQVEVQPIAEARVRLMVICSCE, encoded by the coding sequence ATGACGGAGCGTCTCCCGGACCGACAGCTCGATCTGTGTGGGACGCCCTGTCCGCTCAATTTCATTCGCTGTCGACTCACGCTCGAGTCCATGACTGCTGGCCAGATCCTGCAGGTGGATCTGGATCCGGGTGAGCCCGAAGAGATGGTGGTTCCCGGTCTGCGCCGCGATGGTCATCAGGTGGAGGTGCAGCCCATCGCGGAGGCGAGGGTGCGGCTGATGGTGATCTGTTCTTGTGAGTGA
- the rsgA gene encoding ribosome small subunit-dependent GTPase A produces the protein MVVALQANYLEVELEAPPQGVPSRLLCTRRTRLNHRGAAVHVGDRVRVEAIDQDHARAVVAAVEPRSSFLTRPPVANATCVLVAVAVEQPAFDPDQVSRFLLTAEQTGLQVLLVLTKCDLLEPEELDQLKRRLQGWGYEPLLVSTQSGMGLEALRVQLASAPISVLCGPSGVGKSSLLNGLLPGLTLRVGAVSGRLQRGRHTTRHVELHAIAPGARVADTPGFNRPELPDDVRNLEVLFPELRAQLEQHPCRFRDCLHRDEPGCGVTRDWERYPMYRRAVEELLGLSRPSRGG, from the coding sequence ATGGTTGTGGCGCTTCAGGCCAACTATCTGGAGGTGGAGCTGGAGGCACCACCACAGGGCGTTCCCTCCCGTCTGTTGTGCACGCGTCGAACGCGGCTGAACCATCGAGGCGCAGCTGTGCACGTGGGAGATCGCGTGAGGGTGGAGGCCATCGATCAGGATCACGCTCGAGCTGTGGTGGCCGCCGTGGAGCCTCGCAGCAGCTTTCTCACCCGTCCGCCTGTTGCTAACGCAACCTGTGTGTTGGTGGCGGTGGCGGTGGAACAACCCGCTTTCGATCCTGATCAGGTCAGCCGGTTTCTACTGACGGCCGAACAGACAGGCTTGCAGGTGCTGCTGGTGCTCACCAAGTGCGATCTGCTGGAGCCGGAGGAGCTGGATCAGTTGAAACGGAGGCTGCAGGGCTGGGGATATGAGCCTCTGTTGGTGTCCACCCAATCGGGGATGGGGCTGGAGGCTTTGCGGGTGCAGCTCGCCTCGGCACCGATTTCCGTGCTTTGTGGACCGTCCGGGGTGGGCAAGAGTTCATTGCTCAATGGCCTGTTGCCGGGTCTCACCCTGAGGGTGGGCGCTGTTTCCGGCCGGCTTCAGCGCGGTCGCCACACCACTCGACATGTGGAGTTGCATGCCATTGCCCCCGGGGCTCGAGTGGCGGACACACCCGGGTTCAATCGTCCGGAACTGCCGGATGATGTGCGCAACCTCGAAGTGCTGTTTCCCGAGCTGAGGGCTCAGCTCGAGCAACATCCCTGTCGCTTCCGCGACTGCCTGCACCGGGATGAACCTGGATGCGGCGTCACACGCGACTGGGAGCGCTATCCGATGTACCGACGCGCGGTGGAGGAGTTGCTGGGACTCAGCCGCCCATCCCGGGGAGGTTGA
- a CDS encoding YbaB/EbfC family nucleoid-associated protein translates to MAGFGLPNFGQLTEAFRKAQQIQQDAQKLQEELDAMEIEGSSADGRASIWLSGNQQPLRVKLDPSLLSEGQEATEAATLEALQAAYESSTGTMKERMQELTGGLDLNLPGMGG, encoded by the coding sequence ATGGCCGGTTTCGGACTTCCCAATTTCGGACAGCTCACCGAAGCCTTCCGCAAGGCGCAGCAGATCCAGCAAGACGCCCAGAAACTGCAGGAGGAGCTTGATGCCATGGAAATCGAGGGCAGCAGCGCTGACGGTCGGGCCAGCATCTGGCTTTCGGGCAACCAACAGCCCCTGCGCGTGAAACTGGATCCCAGCCTGCTGAGTGAGGGGCAAGAGGCCACGGAAGCCGCGACTCTTGAAGCTCTGCAGGCAGCGTACGAGAGCTCCACCGGCACGATGAAGGAACGGATGCAGGAGCTCACCGGTGGTCTCGACCTCAACCTCCCCGGGATGGGCGGCTGA
- the murB gene encoding UDP-N-acetylmuramate dehydrogenase, with translation MSVSSRELKTLKSNGVLQKQVSLAGYTTWRVGGPAEWLAEPNDPDQIAALLHWAADADLPVRVIGAGSNLLIADAGLPGLTLCLRRLQGSDVNAITGRIRALSGEAIPTLARHAAKQGLQGLEWAVGIPGTVGGAAVMNAGAQGGCIAEHLLSVDVIDLNAEDMAIRRIERDALDYAYRHSALQQKTTVVVAADFQLEPGHDPAELQRRTSGNLSHRTSTQPYKQPSCGSVFRNPEPEKAGRLIEGLGLKGRRIGGAQVSEMHANFIVNTGAARADDIRRLIHLVQQEVANAHGIELHPEVKRLGFESAA, from the coding sequence ATGTCAGTCAGCAGTCGCGAGCTGAAGACACTCAAGAGCAACGGCGTCCTGCAAAAGCAGGTCTCGCTGGCGGGCTACACAACCTGGCGTGTGGGCGGGCCGGCCGAATGGCTAGCCGAACCCAACGACCCGGATCAGATTGCTGCGCTGCTGCACTGGGCAGCGGATGCTGACCTCCCCGTTCGTGTGATTGGGGCCGGTTCCAATCTGCTGATTGCCGATGCAGGACTTCCCGGCCTGACGCTTTGTCTGCGTCGACTACAGGGCTCCGATGTGAATGCCATCACTGGCCGGATTCGGGCCTTGAGCGGAGAAGCGATCCCAACGCTGGCGCGACACGCCGCCAAGCAGGGTCTCCAGGGCCTCGAGTGGGCTGTGGGCATTCCCGGCACCGTGGGTGGTGCGGCCGTGATGAATGCCGGAGCCCAAGGTGGTTGCATCGCTGAGCATCTCCTCAGCGTGGATGTCATCGACCTCAACGCTGAGGACATGGCAATCAGACGGATCGAGCGGGATGCCCTGGATTACGCGTATCGCCACAGCGCTCTGCAGCAGAAGACCACTGTGGTGGTCGCCGCTGACTTCCAGCTGGAGCCTGGGCACGACCCTGCTGAACTGCAACGGCGCACCAGCGGCAATCTCAGCCACCGCACCAGCACGCAGCCTTACAAACAGCCCAGCTGCGGCAGTGTGTTTCGCAACCCCGAACCGGAAAAAGCAGGTCGACTGATCGAAGGGCTGGGGCTGAAAGGACGACGTATCGGTGGCGCCCAGGTGTCGGAAATGCATGCCAACTTCATTGTGAACACCGGTGCAGCACGGGCTGATGACATCCGTCGCTTAATCCATTTGGTGCAGCAGGAAGTCGCCAATGCCCATGGCATCGAACTGCATCCGGAAGTGAAACGACTGGGATTCGAGTCGGCGGCCTAA
- the murC gene encoding UDP-N-acetylmuramate--L-alanine ligase, whose translation MSRPLDRPSSVHFVGAGGIGMSALAQILMVRGHQVSGSDRRLSPALESLQAQGMVTFSSQIPENFDELDQRGIANPLVVISSAIPDSNLELIEARARKLTIWHRSDLLAALIDQQPSIAVAGSHGKTTTSTVITSLLHSAGEDPTAVIGGVVPCYGTNGHAGSGRLLVAEADESDGSLIKFNAALGVITNLELDHTDHYRDLDDLITTMRRFGSGCGRLLANQDDPILSEHFQADAWWSVQRSDNVDFAALPVSLEGDCTIADLYEQGVQVGRITLPLPGLHNLSNAVGAIAACRMEGIPLDQLIQNLDQLKSPGRRFDFRGDWEGRLIVDDYAHHPSEVAATLAMADLMVSSGRSPLPRAPRRLMAVFQPHRFSRTREFQQDFAQALSSADLVVLAPVFSAGESAIAGVTSDALARCMQQLRSDQIIHVASTMDQVTELVRDHSKTDDLVLVMGAGDVNSLWSRLSANSAQGQASCQSAVAS comes from the coding sequence TTGAGCAGACCTCTCGACAGACCGTCGTCGGTACATTTCGTGGGTGCCGGCGGAATCGGCATGTCTGCTCTAGCCCAAATCCTGATGGTGCGTGGTCATCAGGTCAGCGGATCCGATCGACGACTGTCCCCCGCCCTGGAAAGCCTGCAGGCCCAAGGCATGGTGACCTTCAGTTCCCAGATCCCCGAAAATTTCGATGAACTGGATCAACGCGGCATCGCAAACCCCCTGGTGGTGATCAGCAGCGCCATCCCGGACAGCAATCTTGAGCTAATCGAAGCCCGCGCACGCAAATTAACGATCTGGCACCGTTCAGATCTGCTGGCTGCCCTCATCGATCAGCAACCCTCCATTGCTGTGGCCGGCAGCCACGGCAAAACCACCACGAGCACCGTGATCACCTCCCTTCTCCATAGCGCTGGCGAAGATCCCACGGCTGTAATCGGCGGAGTCGTTCCCTGCTACGGCACCAATGGTCATGCAGGATCAGGGCGACTCCTCGTGGCGGAAGCTGATGAATCGGACGGATCCCTGATCAAATTCAACGCCGCTCTAGGCGTGATTACCAATCTTGAGCTGGATCACACCGATCACTACCGGGATCTGGATGACCTGATCACCACCATGCGTCGCTTCGGATCCGGATGCGGCCGCCTACTTGCCAACCAGGACGATCCAATCCTGAGTGAACACTTCCAGGCGGATGCCTGGTGGTCCGTGCAACGCAGCGACAACGTGGACTTCGCCGCCCTGCCCGTCAGCCTTGAAGGCGATTGCACTATTGCCGACCTTTATGAACAAGGTGTTCAGGTCGGGCGAATCACCCTCCCCCTGCCAGGTCTCCACAACCTGAGTAATGCCGTCGGTGCCATCGCAGCCTGCCGCATGGAAGGCATTCCACTGGACCAACTGATTCAGAACCTTGACCAGCTCAAATCACCAGGACGTCGCTTCGATTTCAGAGGCGACTGGGAAGGGCGGTTGATCGTTGACGACTACGCGCATCACCCCAGTGAAGTAGCTGCAACTCTCGCCATGGCTGATCTGATGGTGTCAAGCGGGCGCAGCCCCTTGCCACGGGCTCCACGACGGCTGATGGCCGTATTTCAACCCCATCGATTCAGTCGGACACGCGAATTTCAGCAGGACTTTGCTCAGGCCCTCAGCAGCGCCGACCTTGTGGTGTTGGCTCCCGTATTTTCAGCTGGCGAGTCGGCTATTGCTGGTGTGACCAGCGACGCGCTGGCCCGCTGCATGCAGCAGCTCCGATCCGACCAGATCATTCATGTGGCCAGCACGATGGATCAAGTTACAGAGCTGGTGCGTGACCACAGCAAAACCGATGATCTGGTGCTGGTCATGGGGGCCGGCGATGTGAACAGCCTCTGGTCGCGGTTGTCTGCCAACTCAGCGCAAGGCCAAGCGTCATGTCAGTCAGCAGTCGCGAGCTGA
- the gap gene encoding type I glyceraldehyde-3-phosphate dehydrogenase, whose protein sequence is MTLRVAINGFGRIGRNVMRGWISRGADTGIEIVGVNATSDPKTSAHLLTYDSILGKLDPSVKIETTDDSMIVNGKEVKFFSDRNPLNCPWKEWGVDLVLESTGVFNTDEKASMHIQAGAKKVILTAPGKGPKVGTFVVGVNEDQYSHDDWDILSNASCTTNCLAPLVKVIDQSIGINRGLMTTIHSYTGDQRILDNNHRDLRRARAAAVNMVPTSTGAAQAVALVYPAVKGKFTGIAMRVPTPNVSAVDLVFESSRASSVDEIKSIIKGAADGAMSKVIKYGDLPLVSSDYAGTNQSTIFDADLTLAMGDNFFKIVAWYDNEWGYSQRVVDLAEVVAKNWK, encoded by the coding sequence ATGACCCTGCGCGTTGCGATCAATGGATTCGGCCGAATCGGTCGCAATGTGATGCGGGGTTGGATTAGCCGAGGTGCCGATACCGGAATCGAGATCGTTGGTGTGAACGCTACCTCCGATCCCAAGACCAGTGCGCACCTGCTCACCTACGACTCCATTCTGGGCAAGCTCGATCCCAGCGTGAAGATCGAGACCACCGACGATTCGATGATCGTCAACGGCAAGGAAGTCAAATTCTTTTCTGACCGCAACCCCCTCAACTGCCCTTGGAAGGAGTGGGGCGTGGATCTGGTGCTCGAATCCACCGGCGTGTTCAACACCGATGAAAAAGCCAGCATGCACATCCAGGCTGGTGCCAAAAAGGTGATCCTCACCGCGCCCGGAAAGGGACCCAAAGTCGGCACCTTCGTGGTGGGCGTGAATGAAGACCAGTACAGCCACGACGACTGGGACATCCTCAGTAACGCCAGCTGCACCACGAACTGCTTGGCTCCTCTGGTGAAGGTGATCGACCAGTCGATCGGAATCAACCGCGGTCTGATGACCACGATCCACAGCTACACCGGAGACCAGAGGATTCTCGACAACAACCACCGCGACCTGCGTCGTGCTCGCGCGGCAGCCGTGAACATGGTGCCCACCTCGACCGGTGCCGCACAGGCTGTCGCTCTGGTGTACCCCGCCGTGAAGGGCAAGTTCACCGGTATCGCCATGCGCGTTCCCACCCCCAACGTGTCCGCCGTTGACCTGGTGTTCGAATCGTCCCGCGCCTCCTCCGTTGACGAGATCAAGTCGATCATCAAAGGTGCCGCTGATGGTGCCATGAGCAAGGTCATCAAGTACGGCGATCTGCCTTTGGTTTCCAGCGACTACGCCGGCACCAATCAGTCGACCATCTTCGATGCTGACCTGACCTTGGCCATGGGTGACAACTTCTTCAAGATCGTCGCTTGGTACGACAACGAGTGGGGCTACAGCCAGCGCGTGGTTGACTTGGCCGAAGTGGTCGCCAAAAACTGGAAGTGA
- the thiL gene encoding thiamine-phosphate kinase produces the protein MTETLGDLGEAELLKRLARFAPDGQLSDDTASLRSDSRPLLVNSDVLVDGVHFSDATTSAADVGWRAVAANLSDLAASGAVAIDGITVTLVAPSTTPWSWVEELYTGIADGLSEFGGTLLGGDCSAGLQKLVSITALGRLGPLRLHRGEARPGDWIVTSGAHGLSRLGLALLQNDEVLNTADLNPQLRALAIATHQRPIPRLDALDTLLACKPDGLAWRAGGTDSSDGLLAAVEALCRSSGCGAELTQAWLPRTQHWPFGDPWDQWCLAGGEDFELVLSLPPAWAQRWLEKQAGSRRIGRITGESSTIRWSENAQPVQTKSFHHFRNN, from the coding sequence GTGACGGAGACCCTGGGGGATCTGGGTGAAGCGGAGTTGCTGAAGCGACTGGCGCGCTTTGCACCGGACGGTCAACTAAGCGACGACACAGCCTCTCTCCGCTCCGACTCCAGGCCCTTGTTGGTGAACAGCGACGTGCTGGTGGATGGCGTTCATTTCAGTGATGCAACCACCAGCGCAGCGGATGTGGGCTGGCGTGCGGTGGCAGCCAACCTCTCCGATCTTGCCGCCAGCGGAGCCGTTGCCATCGACGGGATCACCGTGACCCTGGTGGCTCCAAGCACCACCCCGTGGAGCTGGGTGGAGGAGCTCTACACAGGCATTGCCGATGGTTTGAGTGAATTCGGAGGGACGTTACTGGGGGGTGACTGTTCCGCAGGCCTCCAGAAACTGGTTTCGATCACAGCCTTGGGGCGTCTGGGACCGCTGCGCCTGCATCGCGGCGAGGCCCGTCCTGGAGACTGGATCGTGACCAGCGGTGCCCATGGGTTGAGCAGGCTTGGCCTGGCACTGCTGCAGAACGATGAGGTTCTGAACACTGCAGATCTCAATCCCCAACTTCGCGCACTGGCAATCGCAACGCATCAACGGCCCATTCCCCGACTGGATGCCCTCGACACCCTTCTGGCCTGCAAACCCGATGGGCTGGCCTGGAGAGCCGGCGGCACCGACAGCAGCGACGGACTGCTGGCGGCTGTAGAAGCTCTCTGCAGAAGCAGTGGTTGCGGTGCTGAACTCACACAGGCCTGGCTGCCGCGAACCCAACACTGGCCCTTCGGTGACCCCTGGGACCAATGGTGTCTGGCAGGAGGTGAGGACTTCGAACTGGTGTTGAGCCTGCCCCCTGCCTGGGCCCAGCGCTGGTTAGAGAAACAGGCAGGGAGCCGACGCATCGGCCGCATCACGGGCGAGAGCAGCACTATCCGCTGGAGCGAAAACGCACAGCCCGTGCAAACCAAAAGTTTCCATCATTTCCGCAACAACTGA
- a CDS encoding peptidylprolyl isomerase codes for MAFQRLTTWLLALVMVVGMTWASPAWAGLPQGNAVQDPAAILRDSLPMDQEDLRELQHRLEGTSDDLRAKRWSALGRGIKRTQSVLNTRRRTIIAAVPGEDQAQAEQILDSVSSDLDRLQARVDASDKAGFIETRRLALSRIGDLEAMLIDDRLPDIPAEFDNLPRLAGRATVVMTTTQGDLTAVVDGYNAPLTAGAFIDLSLKGFYDGLPFNRAEDFYILQSGDPDGPEIGYVDPKTKQERHVPLEIRVPGEPDTFYNQTFEDVGLYKATPVLPFATLGTLGWAHSDQALDDGSSQFFLFLYEAELTPAGLNLVDGRNAAFGYVVDGFDVLEELGVDDEILSVKVVEGADRLMEHA; via the coding sequence ATGGCGTTTCAACGCCTGACTACGTGGCTTCTCGCTCTCGTGATGGTAGTTGGCATGACCTGGGCCTCACCGGCCTGGGCAGGGCTACCTCAAGGCAATGCCGTGCAGGATCCAGCGGCGATCCTGCGCGATTCGCTGCCGATGGATCAGGAGGACCTTCGCGAACTGCAACATCGGCTGGAAGGCACCAGCGACGACCTGCGTGCCAAGCGCTGGAGCGCTCTGGGCCGAGGGATCAAACGCACCCAATCGGTTCTAAACACCCGACGAAGAACGATCATTGCGGCGGTCCCTGGCGAAGACCAGGCACAGGCTGAACAGATTCTCGATTCGGTGAGCAGCGATCTCGATCGGCTGCAAGCACGTGTCGATGCCTCCGACAAGGCCGGCTTCATCGAAACCCGCCGCCTGGCGCTGAGCCGGATCGGAGACCTCGAAGCGATGTTGATCGACGACCGTCTGCCGGACATCCCCGCAGAGTTCGACAACCTGCCGCGGCTGGCCGGTCGGGCCACCGTCGTCATGACAACCACTCAGGGAGACCTCACCGCAGTTGTCGACGGTTACAACGCTCCGCTGACCGCAGGAGCCTTCATTGACCTGAGCCTGAAGGGCTTCTACGACGGGCTGCCGTTCAATCGAGCTGAAGACTTTTACATCCTGCAGAGCGGTGATCCGGATGGTCCGGAGATCGGCTATGTCGATCCCAAAACCAAGCAGGAACGCCACGTTCCACTGGAAATCAGGGTTCCAGGCGAACCCGACACCTTCTACAACCAGACCTTCGAGGATGTCGGGCTTTACAAGGCCACCCCTGTGCTGCCCTTCGCCACCCTCGGAACGCTGGGTTGGGCGCATTCCGATCAAGCCCTCGATGACGGCTCCTCCCAGTTCTTCTTGTTCCTTTACGAAGCGGAGCTGACGCCCGCTGGTCTGAACCTGGTGGATGGCCGCAACGCTGCCTTCGGTTACGTGGTGGACGGCTTCGATGTGCTCGAAGAACTGGGTGTGGATGATGAAATCCTCAGCGTGAAGGTGGTCGAGGGAGCGGATCGTCTGATGGAGCACGCCTAA
- the efp gene encoding elongation factor P, producing MISSNDFRTGTTIELDGSVWRVVEFLHVKPGKGSAFVRTKLKAVQSGNVVEKTFRAGEMVPQAMLEKATLQHTYMEGEEYVFMDMASFEETRLTAKQIGDSRKYLKEGMEVSVVSWNEKPLEVELPNSVVLEITQTDPGVKGDTATGGTKPAILETGAQVMVPLFLSIGEKIKVDTRNDSYLGRENS from the coding sequence ATGATCTCCAGCAACGACTTTCGCACTGGCACCACGATCGAGCTTGATGGTTCCGTGTGGCGCGTGGTCGAGTTCCTGCATGTGAAGCCAGGCAAGGGCTCTGCATTTGTGCGTACCAAGCTCAAGGCTGTGCAAAGCGGCAACGTGGTGGAAAAGACCTTCCGTGCCGGTGAGATGGTCCCGCAGGCCATGCTCGAGAAAGCCACCCTTCAGCACACCTATATGGAGGGAGAGGAATACGTGTTCATGGACATGGCGTCATTTGAGGAGACGCGTCTCACGGCCAAGCAGATCGGTGACAGCCGCAAATACCTCAAGGAAGGGATGGAGGTGAGTGTCGTTTCCTGGAATGAGAAGCCCCTCGAGGTTGAACTGCCCAATTCCGTGGTGCTGGAAATCACCCAGACCGATCCTGGGGTGAAGGGGGACACAGCTACCGGTGGCACGAAGCCGGCAATCCTCGAAACCGGTGCACAGGTGATGGTGCCACTCTTCCTCTCGATCGGCGAGAAGATCAAAGTCGACACCCGCAACGATTCCTATCTGGGCCGGGAGAACAGCTGA
- the accB gene encoding acetyl-CoA carboxylase biotin carboxyl carrier protein produces the protein MQLDHDQLHKLLDALGESDIQEFRLEGDDFRLEVRRNLPVTTVAAPVMPVAQAAPAPVPPMDVQLQGETASSAPPAAAGTRSDLVDVTAPMVGTFYRAPAPGEPPFVEIGNRITAGQTICILEAMKLMNELEAEVSGEVVELLVDNGTPVEFGQVLMRVKPG, from the coding sequence ATGCAACTCGATCACGACCAGCTTCACAAGCTGCTGGATGCTCTTGGTGAAAGCGACATCCAGGAGTTCCGCCTGGAAGGCGATGACTTCCGCCTCGAGGTGCGTCGCAACCTGCCCGTGACCACCGTTGCGGCACCAGTGATGCCGGTGGCCCAGGCTGCCCCTGCTCCAGTTCCTCCAATGGATGTGCAGCTCCAGGGCGAGACCGCATCATCGGCACCTCCAGCTGCTGCCGGCACCCGCTCGGATTTGGTGGATGTCACTGCACCGATGGTGGGTACCTTTTATCGCGCACCCGCTCCAGGTGAACCTCCGTTCGTGGAGATTGGTAATCGCATTACGGCCGGTCAGACCATCTGCATCCTCGAAGCGATGAAGCTGATGAACGAGCTCGAAGCTGAGGTGTCTGGTGAAGTCGTGGAACTTCTCGTTGATAACGGCACGCCTGTGGAATTCGGTCAGGTCTTGATGCGTGTCAAGCCCGGCTGA